Within Coleofasciculus sp. FACHB-T130, the genomic segment TGCTATTAATATGCGCGACCATCTTTGTGCGTTAAAGCCCATTCCCTATTCGGCAATTGTGTGGCTTTGAGATCGTCATTTGGGAATTCCACCTCATCTCCCTGGGTGCGATCGCCAACCTCAAGATAGGTTACGTTTTCTTCAGATCGATTAATCAGTTGATGGGCGATACCCGTGCCTGCCTTAAATCCGTAGCAGTCACCGGGATGCAAAACGAATTCCTCTTCGCCGAGTACCAGCGTTGGACTGCCTTCCAATACCAGGATAAATTCTTCTTGCTTTGAGTGGCTGTGAGCAAGAGCAGAAATTGCACCGGGTGAGAGATGGGTCAAATTAACTCCAAAATGAGTCAACCCAAAATAGTCACCCAGTTTTCGCTTTTGTCGTCCCTGAACAAGGGAAGCATAAGGTTCTGGGTATATTGTCTTACCGCTCGGTGCTGAAATCGATTCAGATGAAATTGGCGATTGCTTCATAACTCACCCTTCCTTGTTATGTTAATGGCGTAACAAGCCCAAGCTTGCTTTACTTTTCCCGTATCGTCAAACCATAGCACTTCAGTTACTATGCCCGGATACCCTCGGTAATACAGCGTGATGCTATCTACACAATGCTCATTTATCCACCCGTTATTTCCCTGGGCTTGCTATTAGATACCCCACGTATTATCCCAGCCATCGCACTCTTGAATCAGTTGATGTACCGCAGCATCTGTGGTTGAAAATGTACCGCAATTAGTTCTTTTTGTTCCAGATGCCGCATGACCCACATCTTGATACAACACAAACTGACCGTTCTTAGAGTGAATAGACAGCGCGATCGCAACGCCATTTGTATACTGTTTCCACAAGCTAATAAATGAAGCTCCTTGTGGTATCAGATTTACATCTTCGACATCACAAATCCATTGCCGTTGTTGCAATTCTGTCCACCTATGTTCCTCTATCATTACATTCCATGCTCTTATCGTATTTGAGTTGTACTATTGCCTAAACAAACACTAATTGAGCCAAAACTCTACTAGACACGGATTCTAAACCACGACCTACAAGAACGAACGGGCGATCGTATTAAGTTGAAGGATACAATGCGATGCCTTCGGTACATAGAAACGTGTTCGCGAACTTAGATTTCAAACTATGAATCTAGCAGTTACACTTCACTCTCTAAGCATTGGTAGTGCCTGCAATCTCTAGAAGTTCCAATTATAACCTCCAATGATTAGCCTTTATTTGTTTACAACCCGTAGCTTATGTCACATACATAGCGATCTAACAGATCGAGCCAGCGGGCTAATACCTTAGCATTTCTCCTAAGCGGTTTTGGTCAATCTGCTGGACCCGAATGTTAGTCTGCTGTTTAGAGCAAATTCTACGAACTAACTTGAGGAGATAGTTGCCACACTTTAGAGTACTCTTTGATGACCTGGCGACCTTGCTTAGAAAGAAATTTAGTTGCAGCTTGAGTAGCAATCTTCGCTGTATCTCGACGGCGCGGAAACTCCCCCTCTTCGCTATGGTAAGCCTTTGCCAAATAAACCATTGAGTTTGTTACATAGTGTTTATTTATGAGATGAAAATTGCAACCT encodes:
- a CDS encoding cupin domain-containing protein, with amino-acid sequence MKQSPISSESISAPSGKTIYPEPYASLVQGRQKRKLGDYFGLTHFGVNLTHLSPGAISALAHSHSKQEEFILVLEGSPTLVLGEEEFVLHPGDCYGFKAGTGIAHQLINRSEENVTYLEVGDRTQGDEVEFPNDDLKATQLPNREWALTHKDGRAY